Sequence from the Fictibacillus arsenicus genome:
ACAATTATATATCTCTTAACTCATACCGGATGAACAACATCATGAAAACATTAACGGTAATCACAACAATCTTCATGCCTTTAACCTTTATTGCAGGTCTCTATGGGATGAACTTTGTTAATATGCCAGAACTGAAATCTGAAAATGGGTACTTTTATGTGCTGGGGATTATGATTCTATTAGGAGTCATGATGTCATTATGGTTTAAGAAAAAAGGCTGGTTTGAACAGGATTAACTCACTGTTTAAAACCCTCTGAACAGGGGAACCTACTTGTAAAGAACCCGTTTGGAGGGAAACAGATGAAAAAAGATATTATCGGTACATATTCAAGAGAAGAAGAGGCAGTTGGGGCTATTAAAGCACTTGTTGAAAAAGGCTACAAGCCGTCTGAAATTTCGATCGTCGCTAAAGATGATGAAATCGTTGACAATGTGGCAGATGAAACACATGTGAATGAAGAAAAAGTGCTGGATGATGATATGGATAGTGCTACATATGGCACCATCGCAGGTTTCTTAACTGGCATCGGCGGGGGAATCGCCGTTCCTGGGCTGGGTGTTCCAGGAGTAGGACCGCTTCTTGCCGCAGGTCCTTTTGCAGCGATGTTTGATGACGGGGAAAACGATATGAAAGAAATTCTTTTGAAAATGGATGTGTCAGAAGAGGAAGCAGATCGTTATATGCAGGATTTAGAAGACGGAAAAATTATCGTGATGGTCGAACATAAATAATCGTTGAAACGAGGGTGCCTGAAAGGGTGCTCTTTTTTATTCGAATAAAATACAAGCTTAGGGAGAAAATAATCTCAAACTTTGACCTAAGCAGGGTGATGCTATATGTTACGTCGGAAAAAGAGAACAAGTTATACACTGCTTCCTTTATTGGGCCTTGTATTTACCGGTGGATTTTTTGCGTTTTTAACATTAATCAGAAATAAAGAGCCTTACCGTTCACTTGATAAAAGGTGGAGTCGTTCCATTTATGACTCGAATACCTTTTCGAATCCATTAATGGTGTTTTTTTCTCGAATGGGATCAGGATTTTTCACTGTACCTCTTGGCTTAATACTGTTCTTCAGCTATCAAAATACAGGGAATCGAGACAAAAGCAAATTAATTCTTTTTAATGTGATTGGTATAAGAATTTTGAATGCACTTTTTAAACAGCTGTTTAAAAGAAAGCCTCCGGAATGGGAAAGATTAATTAAAGCAAGCAAGTATGGCTACCCAAGTGCACATACAATGAATGCTGCAGGGTTTTACGGATTAGTGCTCTTTTTATCGGGAATGTGGAGAAACTTGTGGGCTCTTTTAGTATCATTCGTTTTTTTGATTATGATTGGAGTCAGCCGTGTGAAGCTGGGAATTCACTATATTCTCGATATGATTGCTGGACTGGCCGGCGGTTTGTTTTTAAACCTGCTAGGCATTAAAACATACAAATGGCTCTTCAGACGCTGATTTTTTTGCAGCGTCTTTTTGCTTGAAACTTTTTCCATTATAAAAACGTTATACAAAGTAGAGAGAAAAGGGGGAGATATTGATGGGGGCGATGTTAGATATTGTTTTTGCAATTATCATTTCCGCTGGTATCGGAATGTCCATTTATAATTTTTTTAAGAATATAAATGATAAAAAGAAATCAGAGCCGGTGTATGGATTATCATATAGCGGTGAATATACGCAAAAGAACTTTTGGACGAATAAGATTGTAATATTTGTGATTATTACACAAGGATTTGGTTTCTTAAAATTGTCTTTAACCGTAAACATAATGATGCTTTGTTTGATTGTAATTCTTACCCTTTTATACTTTACACAAATTTTGCGAGGTGCGATCGGTAAGAACGGCATTGTGTCAGCAAAACATTTTTATGAGTGGAGACAGGTTGATTCTGTTGAATGGATAACAGGTCTGCAAGCAGAAAATCCAGGATATCCTAGCTGGGGGCTGGTTCGCTTTCATACAGGCAGCCGTTACGTTGAGTTTATTATTAAGAAAAAGGCAGAAGAAGAAGTACGGTCATTTGTAGAAGAGAAAATGAACTTCGCAAAAGCGAACTAGTTCAAAGGATTTGTTTTTGTTGTAAAAGGTATTCTGTTTTTTCCCTCGAATAAGTTAAATGTAAAAGGGAAAAGGTGGTTTTAAATATGAAACCATGGATCAAAGCAGGGTTAATCACAGCTGGTGTAATCGTTCTTGTCAGCACATTTTTTATTGGTAACCAAGCAGAAAAAGCAGTGGTTCAGCAAGGCAGCTTTAATACGGATTCACTTTACATCGTCAGTGTTTTATTAGGAGCTTCTCTTATAGCTGTTGGTTTAAGGATTAAAGGTAATAATAAAAATAAAGCAATAACCCCAAAGAACAGTGCGAAATAAGCACTGTTTTTAACGTTTTTTGTAGGTCATTCCAATCTTTTGTATAATACGAGTAGTTAACTATTAATTGTGTCAGAGGAGACAAACATGAAATACGAAGATTTTAAAGAAATTGTACACGGCAGAAGAAGCGTCCGTAAGTTTACAGATGAAGGTGTTGCAGAGGAAGATCTATACGAAATCATGGATTGTGCCCGGTATGCACCCAGTGACACAAACTCGCAGACGTGGGAATTTATTGTGATCCGTAATAGAGATAAAGTGAAAAAGATTGAAGA
This genomic interval carries:
- a CDS encoding general stress protein, whose protein sequence is MKKDIIGTYSREEEAVGAIKALVEKGYKPSEISIVAKDDEIVDNVADETHVNEEKVLDDDMDSATYGTIAGFLTGIGGGIAVPGLGVPGVGPLLAAGPFAAMFDDGENDMKEILLKMDVSEEEADRYMQDLEDGKIIVMVEHK
- a CDS encoding phosphatase PAP2 family protein, yielding MLRRKKRTSYTLLPLLGLVFTGGFFAFLTLIRNKEPYRSLDKRWSRSIYDSNTFSNPLMVFFSRMGSGFFTVPLGLILFFSYQNTGNRDKSKLILFNVIGIRILNALFKQLFKRKPPEWERLIKASKYGYPSAHTMNAAGFYGLVLFLSGMWRNLWALLVSFVFLIMIGVSRVKLGIHYILDMIAGLAGGLFLNLLGIKTYKWLFRR